One Turneriella parva DSM 21527 genomic region harbors:
- a CDS encoding lamin tail domain-containing protein, producing the protein MQRLRRIIFVFLISVLVSCRSNPFGDTDKTIEEFNLYTTDFAAQNDGGMKAALLDVIGGSRVTLNCAFSALTLSDVTSALIDRARGGVQVKVAFDGDVRSNDPGSLALQASGAFTIITVPLDGTQSQLLYGNTGAGVMRHNYCLADERYIYLSTAPPDATQMTTTPNVAIKVGTPQFGLARDFLRESNMFSQLLFGNGKAKTDFTTKFTARDQVIGAFWGPQESPLNVLAVELSEATLRVDFYSTAFLTTNSSNANLDVPKTLDRLEEAKGLPLGKYFSSQALFDSSSQAYTLTNPAQYVNSNVRVGANIFVVDRGSTSAKAFIYTGALRSQGNSSDDSVLIELRGRKVADLVASYLDRIGAVSVVASNTGDTSVAGAVVINEINWAGSFSNSQSSDDDDEFVELYNTTTSPINISGWGFICTTNGTLVNGYFVMPAGAVIPAGGYFTIARKNSGAFPQSTYFTSFGSSGITNSSVQCKITNGPATPGSTPADYASLPGTVIDTAGDAATPFSGSGNIMGTNDSTGKIRRSMERKFPIAAGNVLTSWQSNFNALAQNTQIDSQFNQRTFGTPGAATSVPVPSVALNRNLYFTTSATHPNGIAKITAVNTAANTNISTLQDITVIASSTSDATGITLTLRETGTNTGIFSSNTFGTNLNFTAAASTGNQLQVASGDTVTITLTQSGSTYTATARWYTQNLVINEIGSNCGGVTANDYVEVLNPNSIPVSLEGMTLYRDAGSSGTACTIGAGNYTSNIALTGTLAANSYLLAGGSTYTSGGACPALDFVASGAVTIDASDCFALVMSGAGPATSTDDEVVDFVGYGNASNPREGGAVAPDNAGGNNECISRNPNGTDTNVNSADFVTQATVPCSPRGANGSLNVVSAATGNGTALEVTFNGAPNTVQAQTVSNYCVALAGSGSCSSSLLTISAAVLTGNTVRLTTSAQNVSTAYTVYVTGVTLAATGGGLLTNTANFTGAAAIPNLKINEIGVSSASNDFVEIYNPTGSAISLTGLYLQRDAGCTVSTGEVTEILALSGTVPAGGYFVVARSGHSLPNVNSATLGNIDSGYCVVLTTNNTPITSATSTNVIDWVTIAGSGEAEGGVRAPDTDANGAISRMPNGTDTNSNSSDFQLISATPGGLNGSLNVVSAAATTNSTTLTVTFDGAPNLAQAQTPTNYCIALTADGNCSTPDLSVSAAVLAGSVVTLTTSAQTASTAYTVYVTGVTLNATSAPLATNTANFTGYSAPPNVTINEVVAVVAAGAAGDANGDGSRSSGDDEFIEIINNEASSVDISNWTIKTGTTSPGTLRYTFPASTSLAAGARAVVFGGGTATGSFGGAATFTASSLSLTDTPPTYYVTLETSMGTQVNQLYYGTTPGVTFLAGGASKVRSPEGTGSFVDHTTASGNAGILWSPGVAATAAIPKILVSGTNAGTPASGATNVPISTNVSLQFNMAMNTGSDFTNAILKLYANSDCTSSEIALGGITASGTSIALFNNSALSYSTTYCVTASTGLRSAGLTALASGVSFTFTTAAPASTPATTVVISEVGGCRFSSTSGADCNANAARNNDEYVELYNPTGAAIDISGWFVQRRAAAGGTSCWATLPAATSISARGYFLIAGPGYLASNYGGLTPDYSSPTGTSLTGTSESVVLISSSGSCTGSSNVVDTLSYGTITDTATFLQLPSYSTSPAQGQSYERKACYNSTNDTNVTTGMLATGGHETQGNSEKAGTSAGDWILRTTMNPQNAASATETKTCP; encoded by the coding sequence GTGCAGCGCCTGCGCCGAATTATTTTCGTTTTCTTGATTTCGGTGCTTGTTTCGTGCCGATCGAACCCGTTTGGCGACACCGATAAGACAATCGAAGAGTTCAACCTCTACACGACTGATTTCGCGGCACAGAACGACGGCGGCATGAAAGCCGCGCTCTTAGACGTGATCGGCGGCTCGCGGGTCACGCTCAACTGTGCATTCTCTGCGTTGACGCTGAGTGACGTCACGAGCGCTCTGATTGACCGGGCACGGGGTGGGGTTCAGGTGAAGGTGGCATTCGATGGCGACGTTCGCAGCAACGACCCGGGTTCACTCGCCCTACAAGCCAGCGGGGCGTTCACTATCATTACCGTACCACTCGACGGCACGCAGAGCCAGTTGCTCTACGGCAACACCGGCGCTGGCGTCATGCGCCACAACTATTGCCTCGCTGACGAGCGCTATATCTACCTTTCAACCGCGCCGCCCGACGCGACGCAAATGACCACAACGCCCAATGTGGCGATCAAAGTCGGTACGCCGCAGTTCGGTCTTGCTCGTGATTTCTTGCGCGAGTCGAATATGTTCTCTCAACTGCTCTTTGGCAATGGCAAGGCGAAAACCGACTTCACGACAAAGTTTACCGCGCGCGATCAGGTGATCGGCGCGTTCTGGGGCCCGCAAGAAAGCCCGCTCAACGTGCTGGCTGTAGAACTATCCGAAGCAACGTTGCGTGTGGATTTCTACTCTACTGCCTTCTTAACGACTAATTCGAGCAACGCGAACCTTGACGTGCCCAAAACCCTTGATCGCCTCGAAGAGGCGAAAGGTCTGCCGCTCGGTAAATATTTCTCAAGCCAGGCTCTGTTCGATTCGTCATCGCAGGCTTATACGCTCACCAACCCGGCGCAATACGTAAACAGCAACGTGCGCGTTGGCGCGAACATCTTCGTCGTCGACAGAGGATCAACCTCTGCCAAAGCCTTCATTTACACCGGCGCGCTGCGCTCGCAAGGCAACTCGTCTGACGACAGCGTTCTAATTGAGCTGCGTGGCCGAAAAGTGGCAGATTTGGTGGCATCGTATCTCGATCGCATCGGCGCAGTCTCGGTGGTGGCGAGCAATACCGGCGACACTTCGGTTGCCGGGGCGGTTGTGATCAACGAGATTAACTGGGCGGGTTCATTTTCCAATTCGCAATCGTCTGACGATGACGATGAATTCGTTGAACTTTATAACACAACGACCTCGCCGATCAATATCAGCGGCTGGGGTTTTATCTGCACCACCAACGGCACCTTGGTTAACGGATATTTTGTGATGCCAGCCGGCGCTGTGATTCCCGCAGGCGGTTACTTCACGATTGCACGCAAAAACAGCGGAGCTTTTCCTCAATCGACGTATTTCACATCGTTCGGCAGCTCGGGAATCACGAACTCCTCAGTTCAATGCAAAATCACCAACGGCCCTGCGACACCCGGTTCGACCCCGGCTGACTATGCCTCGCTTCCCGGCACGGTTATCGATACGGCTGGTGACGCTGCGACCCCATTCAGCGGGTCTGGCAACATCATGGGCACCAACGACAGCACGGGAAAAATTCGCCGCAGCATGGAGAGAAAGTTTCCGATCGCGGCGGGAAATGTGCTGACAAGTTGGCAATCCAACTTCAACGCGCTGGCCCAAAACACGCAGATCGACTCGCAGTTCAACCAGCGCACATTCGGTACGCCTGGGGCAGCCACTTCGGTACCTGTGCCGTCAGTCGCACTCAACCGTAATCTCTATTTCACAACCTCAGCGACCCACCCGAATGGAATTGCGAAAATCACTGCTGTGAACACTGCGGCGAATACAAACATCTCGACGCTGCAAGACATTACCGTGATTGCCAGTTCAACCAGCGACGCCACTGGCATCACGCTGACGCTCAGAGAAACGGGCACGAATACGGGAATCTTCAGCTCGAACACCTTCGGCACGAATCTCAATTTCACTGCCGCAGCAAGCACAGGCAACCAACTGCAGGTCGCATCGGGCGATACTGTAACGATTACACTCACTCAATCGGGCAGCACATACACGGCAACGGCCAGGTGGTACACGCAGAACCTGGTGATCAATGAAATAGGCTCGAACTGCGGGGGTGTAACGGCGAACGACTATGTCGAGGTGCTGAATCCCAATTCTATTCCGGTGAGTCTCGAAGGTATGACGCTCTACCGCGATGCCGGCAGCTCGGGAACGGCTTGTACAATCGGAGCTGGCAACTATACCTCGAACATCGCGCTCACGGGCACCTTGGCTGCGAATTCTTATCTGTTGGCCGGTGGCAGCACCTATACTTCAGGTGGCGCATGCCCTGCGCTCGATTTTGTCGCGTCGGGGGCTGTGACGATCGATGCATCAGATTGTTTCGCTCTCGTCATGAGCGGCGCGGGGCCGGCGACATCGACAGACGACGAGGTCGTTGATTTTGTGGGCTATGGCAATGCGTCAAACCCGCGCGAAGGTGGTGCAGTCGCGCCCGACAACGCCGGTGGCAATAATGAGTGTATCTCACGCAACCCCAATGGCACTGACACCAACGTCAACAGCGCCGATTTTGTAACACAGGCAACTGTACCGTGCTCGCCCCGCGGTGCAAACGGCAGCCTGAATGTCGTGAGCGCCGCCACGGGTAACGGCACCGCGCTTGAAGTCACGTTTAACGGCGCGCCGAATACGGTGCAGGCGCAGACCGTTAGCAACTATTGCGTTGCGCTCGCAGGCAGCGGCAGTTGTTCATCGTCTCTGCTGACCATCAGCGCAGCCGTGCTGACCGGCAACACCGTCAGGCTGACGACGAGCGCGCAGAATGTCTCAACGGCTTACACGGTTTACGTGACGGGTGTGACACTGGCGGCAACAGGTGGGGGATTGCTCACGAACACAGCTAACTTTACCGGGGCTGCGGCAATACCCAACCTCAAGATAAACGAAATCGGCGTCTCATCGGCGAGCAACGATTTCGTTGAAATCTACAACCCTACGGGCTCGGCAATCAGTTTAACCGGCTTATACCTTCAGCGCGACGCGGGTTGCACTGTTAGCACGGGCGAGGTAACAGAAATTCTTGCACTTTCGGGCACGGTGCCCGCAGGTGGCTATTTCGTCGTGGCACGGTCAGGTCATTCACTCCCCAATGTTAACTCTGCGACGCTGGGTAATATTGATTCTGGCTATTGCGTTGTTTTGACCACCAACAATACGCCGATCACTTCAGCCACATCGACCAATGTCATCGACTGGGTCACCATCGCCGGTAGCGGCGAAGCAGAAGGTGGCGTTCGCGCGCCAGACACGGATGCCAATGGTGCCATATCGCGTATGCCAAACGGCACCGACACAAACTCGAATTCATCGGATTTTCAGCTGATAAGTGCAACACCGGGCGGGCTAAACGGTTCGCTCAATGTTGTTTCGGCCGCGGCCACGACAAATTCAACGACATTGACCGTAACGTTTGACGGGGCGCCGAATCTGGCACAGGCACAGACCCCTACAAACTATTGTATCGCCCTTACAGCCGACGGCAATTGCAGCACGCCTGATCTAAGCGTCAGTGCAGCCGTACTTGCAGGCTCGGTCGTGACGCTTACGACCTCAGCCCAGACCGCTTCAACTGCATATACAGTTTATGTCACGGGGGTAACGCTCAACGCCACTTCGGCGCCGCTTGCAACAAACACGGCGAATTTCACGGGTTATTCTGCACCGCCGAATGTCACCATCAACGAAGTTGTTGCTGTGGTCGCAGCCGGGGCAGCCGGCGACGCGAACGGTGACGGCAGCAGAAGCAGCGGCGATGATGAATTTATCGAGATTATAAATAACGAAGCAAGTTCTGTCGACATCAGCAATTGGACAATCAAAACTGGTACGACTTCGCCCGGTACCTTACGCTATACGTTTCCCGCGTCGACATCACTTGCTGCGGGCGCGAGAGCCGTTGTCTTCGGCGGCGGCACAGCCACCGGAAGTTTTGGCGGCGCGGCCACCTTCACGGCATCCAGCCTTTCATTGACCGATACTCCCCCAACGTATTACGTGACTCTCGAAACATCGATGGGTACGCAGGTCAATCAGCTCTATTACGGCACGACACCCGGTGTCACTTTTCTCGCGGGTGGAGCTTCAAAGGTAAGAAGCCCCGAGGGCACAGGCAGCTTCGTCGATCACACAACCGCCTCGGGCAACGCTGGTATTCTCTGGTCGCCCGGCGTAGCTGCCACGGCCGCGATACCCAAAATACTGGTGAGCGGCACAAACGCGGGCACGCCGGCCAGCGGGGCGACGAATGTTCCTATTTCAACGAACGTGAGTCTGCAATTTAATATGGCCATGAATACAGGATCAGACTTCACCAACGCCATATTAAAGCTCTATGCCAATAGCGATTGCACCAGCAGTGAAATTGCTTTGGGTGGCATAACCGCCAGCGGCACATCGATCGCCCTTTTTAATAACTCGGCTCTGAGCTATTCCACTACCTACTGCGTCACCGCGTCAACGGGCCTCAGGTCGGCCGGTTTGACTGCGTTGGCATCGGGTGTCTCGTTTACCTTCACAACAGCTGCTCCCGCGAGCACACCGGCGACTACAGTGGTAATCAGCGAAGTCGGTGGTTGCAGGTTCTCCAGCACATCGGGTGCAGATTGCAACGCCAACGCGGCCCGAAACAACGATGAATACGTTGAACTTTATAACCCCACCGGTGCGGCAATCGACATCAGTGGTTGGTTCGTTCAGCGCCGTGCGGCTGCAGGTGGGACATCATGTTGGGCGACTCTGCCTGCTGCCACCAGCATCTCCGCGCGGGGTTATTTTCTCATTGCGGGTCCCGGATACCTAGCCTCAAACTATGGCGGCCTTACGCCCGACTATTCTAGTCCCACCGGGACTTCTCTTACAGGTACGAGCGAGAGTGTCGTACTCATTTCTAGCTCTGGCTCATGTACCGGGTCGTCGAATGTCGTAGATACTCTGAGTTATGGTACGATCACAGATACGGCCACCTTTCTGCAGCTACCGTCATATTCAACAAGCCCAGCCCAGGGGCAGAGTTATGAACGCAAGGCCTGCTATAACTCAACAAACGACACGAACGTCACAACCGGCATGCTGGCGACCGGCGGGCATGAAACCCAGGGCAACAGCGAAAAAGCAGGCACCAGCGCGGGAGACTGGATTCTCAGAACGACGATGAACCCGCAGAACGCGGCGTCGGCGACCGAAACAAAAACCTGCCCTTGA
- the lon gene encoding endopeptidase La: protein MGQETTTNSAEAIRYPLLPLRDMVIFPGSVTSIFVGREKSMEATRRAMDSDRRILLATQRNAEITIPGLSDLYETAVAGEILQLLKMPDNTYKVLIEGLSRVKLVDVDSSDETCPYAVAVFARSAEPEGEKEQHLYEKSVIKLIDAFERLNEQQTFLSVEAWRELRAKNQPERLIFAVAESLRIPFVELQDILGTDSLWERAEKVKAAMENQLELSRLEGQIHDKVRAQLDKMQRQYYLQEQIKAIRDEMGETEPDEFETLRKRAKAKTWPDDIRQKAESEIRKLEKMPPMSAESGVIRNYLDWLLDLPFSEATTDNADIAQAEKILEESHYGLEKIKDRILEFIAVRQLSPEPRGPILCLSGPPGVGKTSLARSLADSLGRKFVRIALGGVRDEAEIRGHRRTYIGSMPGRIIAALKKAKVNNPVILLDEIDKISSDFRGNPAAALLEVLDPEQNKEFTDHYLDLPFDLSKALFVATANVTHSIPEPLLDRLEIIQLSGYTEMEKIQIANKYLIPRQIDENGIKGVELEYTNKSLAYIIRHYTKEAGVRQFERELAQIGRKIAREVVEKKNDTATFALDKQKIIQYLGPAKYLYTRKESENPVGKVSGLAWTSAGGDILNIEVAFAHGKGNLSLTGNLGDVMKESASTALGFVRSQAHFLGLSPDFFEKNDIFIHVPEGAIPKDGPSAGITLVTAIISALTQRGVLSHIAMTGEVTLRGNVLPIGGLKEKVLAAFRGGITHVICPKDNQKDFEEIPASIRQQMQFSFVSHVREVIVLALVQGSSIFQEKSGLAFYATHLTGAAAAPIATGPTTTQPM from the coding sequence ATGGGCCAAGAGACCACAACGAATTCTGCCGAAGCGATTCGTTATCCGCTGCTGCCGCTGCGCGATATGGTGATATTTCCCGGCAGCGTCACCTCGATCTTCGTCGGGCGCGAAAAATCGATGGAAGCCACGCGCCGCGCGATGGACTCAGACCGCCGCATTCTGCTGGCGACGCAGCGAAACGCCGAAATCACAATACCTGGCCTCAGCGATCTTTACGAGACAGCGGTTGCCGGTGAAATTCTGCAATTGCTCAAGATGCCCGACAATACCTATAAGGTATTAATCGAAGGCCTGTCGCGGGTCAAGCTCGTCGATGTCGACAGCAGCGATGAAACCTGCCCGTACGCGGTCGCCGTTTTCGCCAGGTCGGCTGAGCCCGAAGGTGAAAAAGAACAGCATTTATATGAGAAATCCGTCATTAAGCTGATTGACGCGTTTGAACGGCTGAATGAACAGCAGACTTTTCTTTCGGTCGAAGCGTGGCGCGAACTCAGGGCGAAGAACCAGCCCGAGCGCCTGATCTTCGCGGTGGCTGAAAGCCTGCGCATACCGTTCGTCGAACTGCAAGATATTCTCGGCACCGACAGCCTGTGGGAAAGAGCTGAAAAAGTCAAAGCGGCGATGGAAAACCAACTCGAACTCTCGCGGCTCGAGGGACAGATACACGACAAAGTGCGCGCGCAGCTCGATAAGATGCAGCGCCAGTATTATCTGCAAGAACAGATCAAGGCGATTCGCGACGAAATGGGTGAAACCGAGCCCGACGAATTTGAAACGCTGCGCAAGCGCGCGAAGGCCAAGACCTGGCCCGACGACATCAGGCAAAAGGCCGAGTCTGAAATTCGCAAGCTCGAGAAGATGCCGCCGATGTCGGCCGAATCGGGTGTGATTCGCAATTATCTCGACTGGCTGCTCGACCTGCCTTTCAGCGAAGCGACGACCGACAATGCCGACATCGCGCAGGCAGAAAAGATTCTCGAAGAGAGCCATTATGGGCTCGAAAAGATCAAAGACCGCATTCTTGAATTCATCGCCGTGCGCCAGCTTTCGCCCGAACCGCGCGGCCCGATTCTTTGCCTGTCGGGCCCGCCGGGTGTGGGCAAAACGAGTCTTGCGCGTTCGCTCGCCGACAGCCTTGGCCGCAAATTCGTACGCATTGCATTAGGTGGGGTTCGCGACGAAGCTGAAATTCGCGGCCACCGCCGAACCTACATCGGCTCGATGCCGGGGCGTATTATCGCAGCTCTCAAGAAAGCTAAAGTCAATAATCCCGTCATTTTGCTCGATGAAATCGACAAGATCTCGTCTGACTTTCGCGGCAATCCGGCGGCGGCGCTGCTTGAAGTGCTAGACCCTGAGCAAAACAAAGAATTTACCGACCACTATCTCGACCTGCCGTTCGATCTGTCGAAGGCGCTTTTTGTCGCAACCGCAAACGTCACGCACTCGATACCCGAGCCGCTGCTCGATCGCCTTGAAATTATTCAACTTTCGGGTTATACCGAGATGGAAAAAATTCAGATCGCGAACAAGTACCTGATACCGCGCCAGATTGATGAAAACGGCATCAAGGGTGTCGAGCTCGAATACACGAACAAATCGCTCGCATACATCATTCGCCACTACACCAAAGAAGCTGGCGTGAGGCAATTTGAGCGCGAACTCGCACAGATCGGCCGCAAGATTGCGCGCGAAGTCGTTGAGAAGAAGAACGATACTGCGACCTTCGCGCTCGACAAACAAAAAATAATCCAGTATCTCGGCCCCGCGAAATATCTCTACACGCGCAAAGAATCAGAAAACCCTGTGGGCAAAGTCAGCGGTCTCGCCTGGACTTCAGCAGGGGGGGATATCCTCAATATCGAAGTTGCTTTCGCGCACGGCAAAGGCAACCTGAGTCTCACGGGAAATCTCGGCGACGTGATGAAAGAATCGGCGAGCACTGCGCTCGGTTTTGTGCGGTCGCAGGCGCATTTTCTGGGCCTCAGTCCCGACTTTTTCGAGAAGAACGACATCTTTATTCACGTTCCCGAAGGTGCGATACCCAAAGACGGGCCTTCAGCGGGCATTACGCTTGTGACAGCGATCATTTCAGCGCTCACGCAGCGCGGAGTTCTAAGCCACATCGCGATGACCGGTGAGGTAACGTTGCGCGGCAACGTGCTGCCGATTGGCGGACTCAAAGAAAAGGTGCTCGCGGCCTTTCGCGGCGGCATCACGCATGTGATTTGCCCGAAAGATAACCAGAAAGACTTCGAAGAGATTCCCGCGAGCATTCGCCAGCAGATGCAGTTCTCATTTGTTTCTCACGTGCGCGAGGTGATTGTGCTCGCGCTCGTGCAGGGCAGCAGCATCTTTCAGGAAAAATCGGGGCTGGCTTTCTACGCGACACACCTTACCGGCGCCGCAGCAGCACCGATAGCCACCGGCCCCACGACGACGCAGCCCATGTAA
- a CDS encoding undecaprenyl-diphosphate phosphatase has protein sequence MTPWQAATLGIIEGLTEFLPVSSTGHMILASALMEIKGDFVKTFEIAIQLGAIAAVFALYVRRFLKEPRLYFILAVAFIPTGIAGLAVYKYIKALLFNPVSVSVALIAGGVVLLFFDRLIARRHALQPAHDHGSTKHQNRRPETGHTTGDVGITPKTAFVIGIFQTLSLVPGVSRAAATIGGGLVMGLNRVRAVEFSFLLAVPTMVVATAYDLFKQRETLNAAHLDLLAIGAVVAFAFALLAVRFFVGFISKRGFFVFGVYRIIAGVIFLIYFWGRSF, from the coding sequence ATGACACCTTGGCAGGCCGCAACTCTCGGCATCATCGAAGGCCTTACCGAATTTTTGCCTGTCTCTTCGACAGGCCACATGATTCTCGCGAGCGCGCTGATGGAGATCAAAGGCGACTTCGTCAAAACTTTTGAAATCGCGATTCAGCTCGGCGCCATCGCGGCGGTGTTCGCGCTCTACGTGCGCCGGTTTCTAAAAGAACCGCGACTCTATTTCATTCTCGCCGTCGCATTCATACCGACAGGCATAGCCGGCCTCGCAGTTTACAAATACATCAAGGCTCTGCTCTTTAACCCGGTTTCGGTCTCTGTCGCGCTCATCGCCGGTGGCGTCGTGCTGCTGTTCTTCGATCGCCTTATCGCACGACGCCATGCACTGCAACCGGCTCACGACCATGGTTCGACTAAGCACCAAAATCGGAGACCCGAAACGGGTCACACCACAGGTGATGTCGGTATCACACCCAAGACTGCATTCGTCATCGGCATCTTTCAAACGCTGTCGCTTGTGCCTGGCGTCTCGCGCGCGGCGGCGACAATCGGCGGTGGCCTCGTGATGGGCCTCAACCGTGTGCGCGCCGTCGAATTTTCTTTCTTGCTCGCGGTGCCGACCATGGTCGTCGCGACCGCCTACGATCTTTTCAAACAGCGCGAAACGCTCAACGCAGCGCACCTCGACCTGTTGGCTATCGGCGCAGTTGTAGCGTTTGCTTTCGCCCTGCTGGCGGTGCGTTTTTTTGTCGGATTTATTTCGAAACGTGGCTTTTTCGTGTTTGGGGTTTACCGCATAATTGCCGGGGTTATTTTTCTGATTTATTTCTGGGGGCGGAGCTTTTAG
- a CDS encoding DUF445 domain-containing protein, producing the protein MEWLAKNAELIGILFMPVTYGFIGWLTNVMALKMMFYPLNFVGLKPPYLGWQGIVPRKSTGLALKVVNILSEKLIKIDDFFAKIPTDKLADSYKPLLKENIPNMMHRVLEAVPAELKAKVSANEGKIVAKALAESEQRLDQITGHLKEDVGKVFSFKNMVLRNLTGENTHLLVDLFQEIGKKEFKFIGASGWYFGTLFGLAQMLIWWLYPGAWTLPVQGIIVGYVTNWLALIMIFRPMVETRYLYFFKYQGLFHRRQVEVSDKFSTMFAEHVLNGKNILDEVLYRRISRTVVETMNDDIVQELKADGADAGAIAAFEKASDGSRKEVAAELANRLSEASETMEKLINRSMNVKQTIYNRMKDLPGEDFESLLRSAFQEDEWILIILGAVLGAIVGLGQMFYMLAFAAG; encoded by the coding sequence ATGGAATGGCTCGCGAAAAATGCGGAGTTAATCGGCATACTGTTCATGCCGGTGACGTATGGCTTCATTGGTTGGCTGACGAATGTCATGGCGCTGAAGATGATGTTTTACCCGCTGAATTTTGTCGGCCTGAAGCCGCCGTATCTGGGCTGGCAAGGCATTGTGCCGCGCAAGTCGACGGGGCTCGCACTCAAAGTAGTGAACATTCTAAGTGAAAAGCTTATCAAAATCGATGATTTCTTCGCCAAGATTCCCACAGATAAACTCGCCGATTCATACAAACCCTTATTGAAAGAAAACATCCCCAACATGATGCACCGCGTGCTTGAAGCCGTACCTGCTGAACTGAAGGCGAAGGTTTCTGCAAACGAGGGCAAAATTGTCGCGAAGGCGCTCGCCGAATCTGAGCAGCGTCTCGACCAGATTACAGGGCACCTCAAAGAAGACGTCGGCAAAGTCTTCAGCTTCAAGAACATGGTGCTGCGCAACCTTACAGGCGAGAACACGCACCTGCTCGTCGATCTGTTTCAAGAAATAGGCAAGAAGGAGTTCAAATTTATCGGAGCCTCTGGCTGGTATTTTGGCACGCTTTTTGGTCTCGCACAGATGCTGATCTGGTGGCTTTACCCAGGTGCATGGACTTTGCCTGTGCAGGGCATTATCGTGGGTTACGTCACGAACTGGCTCGCGCTCATCATGATCTTCAGACCGATGGTTGAAACGCGCTATTTGTACTTTTTTAAATACCAGGGTCTTTTTCACCGCCGCCAGGTCGAAGTGTCTGATAAGTTCTCGACGATGTTCGCTGAGCACGTTTTGAATGGCAAAAATATTCTCGATGAGGTTCTCTATCGCCGCATCAGCCGAACGGTTGTTGAGACGATGAACGATGACATCGTACAAGAGCTTAAGGCCGACGGTGCAGACGCGGGCGCGATTGCGGCTTTTGAGAAAGCGAGCGACGGCAGCCGCAAAGAAGTTGCGGCAGAGCTTGCGAACCGGCTGTCTGAGGCCTCAGAGACAATGGAAAAACTCATCAACCGCTCGATGAACGTAAAACAGACGATCTACAACCGCATGAAAGATCTGCCGGGCGAAGACTTTGAGTCGCTACTGCGGTCGGCATTTCAAGAAGACGAATGGATCTTGATTATTCTGGGTGCCGTTTTGGGAGCGATTGTAGGCCTCGGGCAAATGTTCTATATGTTGGCATTCGCCGCAGGGTAG